Below is a genomic region from Hevea brasiliensis isolate MT/VB/25A 57/8 chromosome 3, ASM3005281v1, whole genome shotgun sequence.
TGTTAAATTCTAAATATCATTTTCCCACTTTCCCAGGAAAATTAATTCCAAATAGTAATGTTGAATTTCGGTAACCAAAAGCCCCAAAGGTTAAGTTTTACTTTTTAGAATCTAAGTCTTTAAAAGTTAAGGATTAATTTTAGTCTACAAGTACCAATAATTGTAACGTTGTTTCATAGTTTTGATCAATACAAATTCCATCAGTTATGTTCTAAGTGTGTGATGCAATTCAAGCATAGGTGTGATGCCTATGGAAGTTTATATATGAAGCCTCAACCTTTCATTTTACTGTTCAAAGCCTACAAATTTCTTTCTTGTTTAAATTCACTTCCCAATTCCATCCTTTAACAAACCCTAACTCTCCACCTAAGTTCCTGCTCATTTTTAGCCTTCACAAAGCCCAAATTTCAACACTAATTCTAAGACCTGCATGCTGTCCTGCATCACCTAAAGAAGCATCCACACAAAACGAAACAGGCCTAACTCAGTTGGTCTTCCCACTTTTGTGGACTATGGAGAGTGGGGGATCTCAAGTTTGAGTCCCCACATAGCCAGATATTGGTGGAATTATTGGACAAGATCAGGTTAGAGAAAAGGGCTGGCCTACAATCCATTGTGTAACCCAAGCCCATACCCATTCTGCCcccaaacagaaaaaaaaaaaaaaaaaaaaaaaaaaaaaaatttacgatGTAGTCAAATACTTAAATGTCATACAGCTGACATCCACTTGCAATGTAAATAAATAGAATAAGTTAAACTAATAAaacaaataaagtaaaaaaatatatgaaaGTACAAATAAAAAGGTATACCTTAATAACAAGATTATTTGCCACGGTCCCAATGAGAAGAGGTGCAGCAAATGGCAGAACCCATGTAGCAAATATCAAGGAGCGAAACAGCCACCCAGATAATGCAAACCAGAGGAAGAAAATAGTCTACaaagacaatataaaataaacagATAACTGAAACTGCAAGACAGGTGCTTAAAGAAGCAACTACCACAAAAAGACCGAAGAAAAATCAATATGAACGCTGGCCACTAAAGCTACTCATCACTAACTTTGTCAATAAAACATTTCGCATTGCATCGTCCTAAAGATACTAAAAATACTGTATTCATAAAGAAAAGTGGCTAACGAGTAAAGAGTGAAACAAATATCATTTTAGATTATGAGAAGCATTGTTCCACCCATGAAAGGAAGGTCATAATATTCCTGAGTCTTACTGTCTTAGCACGTCAATATCAACTGAAGATATGGATGGAATTTCAGTCATGTGACTGTCTGTATCTcagtgaactttttttttttttctaaacccAGTTACATTCTGACACTCACTAGTCAAATtccaaataaaatacaactgttCATGTAGGATTGGGAGAGCATGATCTTATTAATCCACACAAGCAATCTCAGACCCATTCATTAGCCCTCCATCCTAAAATTTCATAATAGAGTGACTCATTCTTTGACCTATGATGCATCTATGAACTGACAAAAATTTACCAAGCAAACTGTAATTTTGACTTGTGATGTCAGCACTTAGGCCCTTAATTTTCTCATCTACGATCATTCTCCTTATCTTCAAGGTCATAAAGAATGCAATGCATCAAATCCAAAATCTTTATGGGTACTTTAACTTCATTAGCATTCCGAAAACGCATTTTTGCAAACTGCCTTTCTGATTTGGTGTTGGAGTACCAAAATGGGAGAAAAAAGGAGTGATTGTTGAAAGATTATATTCTCTCTCTTATGAGAAAGCCTAAGATTCCAAATATCTAAAATGTTGCAACTCATACataatttcatcaacaaaatcgtTGTCTTAAATGTGCGATATATTTGTTGACATGAGGATTAGCTACTGTAAAGTATCAGCTAGAACAGAACAAGAATGAGACtggatgagaagagaaaagaatgaGGTGAGAAGAGAATAGAGATTTAGAGAAGAGAGAGAATATTATTGAATATTGATTAGATTCTGGAATGAATCCGTACAGCTATCAGTTCACCCTATATATTCTCAGCAATAACTGCTTCCTAACAGATCTGAGCCACCTCTAGAAATTCCCTCCAAAAGCTGTTACAGCAGTCACAAGCTGTTACAAGCAATTCCCTCCTAATTGCCCAGCTAACTAACTATTAACAACCACTACTGATAAACATTCTTCTTCCTCCTTCCATAATATTCTTCCTTCTTCTATAATATGTAACAATACCCTCCCCAAGAGAATCTTCTTGTCCCCAAGAAGATAAAAATTCTGGAAATTGAGCTAGTTACACAAATTATCTCTCATCCATTGACAGGATTGTATTTTCTTCCTCTGTctccttcaaatttcaaattcattttctttgAGCAGTAAATGATAGTAGTATCTTAAAGGACACATTTTCTTCCTCTGTCTACTCcaaatttcaaattcattctCTTTAAGGATTATATGACTATAAGATGTCAACTCAAATTTTACTATCCCCAAAGTTCAATGAAGGCTAAACTggtaatagggaaggagttagtttggatggagtggtactgtcccaaagtaatcactttaaatatctcggctcagtccttcaagtagatgggggatgtaaggaggatgttagtcataggattaaagccggatggttgaagtgaagacgtgccacgggagttttatgtgatcgtaagattcccaataagttgaaaagaaaattttaccgtacaaccatacaaccggctatgttatatggtagtaattgttgggcactgaaggagtcgtatgtgtctaagataagagttgcagagatgataaTGTTAAGATGgacgagtggccatactagactagataaagtccgtaatgagagtattagagaaaaggtaggagtagtgccaattgaggataaattgagagaagggagattgaagtggtttggtcatgtgaagcatagatatacggaggctccagttagacaagtagagcacaataggttagaggatagaaaggaaaaaaggggtagacctaaattgacttggaggagagtagtacaacatgacctagaagcattacacatttctgaagatttaacccaaaatcgtttagagtggagaaagcgaatccatatagtcgatcccaaattttttggataaaggcttagttgagttgaattgagttgagttaatATCCAGCAGCATATTCCCCTGGAAAAGTCTTGCTAAAACTAAAAAGGAATCTATGGTCTGTCTTCACAACAAAGACATGTTCAAGATTCTTCAAAATTCACTTCAAATTCACCTCCTATTTTCTCCATTGCAAACTCTGGTTGTCCATTATCCTCTTCTCCATCATTTTCCTCCTTAGAATCTTCATTCATACCAAATATATCAGCAAGAAAATCTGGCTCTTGCTCAGTGCCCTTATCATTTTTAAAAACTTCATTGGAagcattttggtcttcatttaattTGTCATAATTTTCAAGAAGTTGATCTTCATCAATTATATGTTTATCTTCATTCTCAGCAGCTGATCTATAGCTAATAATTCCTCATTGCTGCTGGTTGACTTTCTCCTTTGGATTAGGGAGAATACCCTTACACCCAAGGACAACAACATAGATTCCCACTTCTTCATTTACTCCAGGACCACTTCCTTTGCTTACATCAGGCAAAGATTCCCAAAAATGGCTCGCAACTCCTCTCTCAAATCATCCCTATCCTTCTTGAATTCTGCCTGCAAAACCATAACTAATTCCTCCAACTTAGAGATCCTTGAGTCTTGAGTAACTACCCCAGATCTAGTCATTCTTGTGATACCAGTGGAATGGATTGGAAGCAAAACTCACACGTGACGAAACTTCAAGAAGCAAAGAAAATCAAGAAAGGTAAAAAATTTGATTATCGGAAAACAGAATAAGAACTCAGGGAAAGGAAATTTTGAGAGAAAGTCAAGAAAATAGGAAGAAGAAATTAGAGAAAAAGCAGGCGAAGAAACAGGTTTCTTGAAATGtagcatgtgaaaaattaaagaagaaaaacaaaataaagaacCAGAAATTAacagaagaagaaagaaatgTAATTCAAGAATTTCAAGAAAGACAGAAGAAGGAGAAATATAGGTGAGAAAGGGAAGAAATTTCAAGGAgagaagaaagggaagaaatttcaaggaagaagagaagaaggaatagagggaaagaagagagagagaaaagcagAGAAAATCCTGGAATTCTGGAATTTTAGAAGACTACCATGAATCTGCACAGGGTTGTGACTCCCGCAGAAAATATTGGAAGCAAACCCAGCTCAGatcaaggctctgataccaatttgcaaAGTATCAACTAGAACAGAACAAGAATGAGACtggatgagaagagaaaagaatgaGATGAGGAAAAAAATGGAGATTTAGAGAAGAGAGAGAATATTATTGATTAGATTCTGGAATGAATCTGTACAGGCATCAGTCCTCCCTATATATTCTCAGCAATAACTGCTTCTTACCAAATCTGAGCTACTTCTAGAAATTCCCTCCAAAAGCTGTTACAAGCAATTCCCTCCAAATTCCCCAGCTAACTAACTACTAACAGCCACTACTGATTAACATTCTTCTTCCTTATTCTATAATATTCGTCCTTCTTCTATAATATGTAACAGCTACCTGCAACATGGGAAATATCTTACTCCAACTTTCTCAATTTTGTGGGCTTCTTGATTTATCTTATAGGTGCAAGACAGCAGCCATTTCATAGGATGTCATTTTAAATATCAAACTCCTCCCCATTGGCCTTCTATAGTTTCCCTGTCATCTCCCCTAAGAATTTTAATTTATCCATAATCTTATACACCCTTTATGCACGGTTTCCACACTGAAACCgaaataatttatatgaaattcatataacaGAAGATGCAACATTACTCATATCTATATTCAATATGATCCCATCTTGAAATTCATACAAACTAGTTAAACTCATCTAACAGATACCACATAACTGTGAATAAGCTGCTGAGGTTGTTTGTTAACATATCGTTTAACAAATAGCTCGTACAGTCATTAGAACAATTCAGAAATGAGAGTACAACAGATCATCCACAATAATGATTGGGAGATACTAATGGCCATTAATAGCAATTTCATTCTTCAGAAGTATTTCAGGTATAGAGGGATTATACTCACAGCAAAACTTCTTCCCAATGGTGTATCCAGAAAATTATTAAGCTGCCTCCTGTACTGCAAGAATAACAACAATGATGGTAAGATAACCAACGGCTCTTGCCAAAGTCTATACAGTATTAAATCTGTTCAAGCAGAGAGTATTAACTCTGTTTTTGCTGTCAATTGGTGGTGAAAGGTACCTTCCAATAAATTGGTAACACCCAGATTGAgaagcaaaataaataaataaataaataaataaaaatgaaaccaAATTTGAAGTTTTCTGGAGTCAGCAAAGCATTGAGGGATGAATTACTGGGATAAAATAGAAATTCCCAATAATAAGCCACAAAGAATGAGTTTTACATAGACACTGGATGAGAATGAACTTCCTTTCTCAGCAAAGAAGAAAACCTTGTAATCCCCAGTAAAACTCGACATTTTGGACAATTTAGAGAATTAATATTAAAACCAAAAGCATAGAACAGAAAGGAACAAACCCTAGGCCAATTTCTAACAAAATCCATGGAAAATGTGCGCCACCGAACACGAATCTCCAGCTCTCTATCAATCTCACGGAAGCGGTCAGCGGCAGATTGGGCGACAGAATTAAGACGGCGGGAGACGGAGTATCTGCGGTCAATACGCTCTGCGGTCTTCTTGGTCTCAAATATCAGCTGCTCAAAGCCATCGTTAGCAGTGCGCCAGGCATCCCTAGCGAACCTGTCGAAGTCGCTGCGCTGGAAGGCACGCACAGTGACTGCGTTATGAAAGGGGATTGGGCGCCTGTGCAGGCGCAACGGAGGCGGTGGATGCCGCCATGGCAGAGTTGTAGCCATGACCACAGAGGAAGTTGGAGCATACAACTGAGGTATCGAAAGGCTTAACAATTCTATTTGGAATGATATCGCTAAGGCGTGTTTGGAGCAAGTTAATAAGGGCAATTAATGTGATTtgaatttaaatattaacttaaattaataattattctttttaaaatttataaattataacgttttgattttttaattttttataaacacACCTTAAAAAAAAATCTCCGTCTTGATTTATGACCAATTTATATTCGACCCGGTTTATGATTGTGGTCATCTAAATGCTTAATCGGATCCAAGGCCAACCCGCTCCTCTGAACTGTCTGGACTATTTGGAGCGGGCCTGGGTCTGGCTCCAGCCATGAAATTTTCCAttaaattgtgtatttgtctTCGTACGGGACGCTTGATCCAAGCACCACTCAGAATACACGAAATTTTCCTGGAAAATGATCACAGAAATCGTTTATTCTTCAATCTCTTTCGAGTGCATAGTCTATAAAAGATAAGGAAGGCTTGTGAAATTCTTGCAAGTTTCCTTAATAAATTTCTTGAAGCCGTCGTGCAAAGTAATGAATATGAGGTGGAGGAAGATGAGCCCATTATTGCTTCTCTACCCACTGGATTAATCATCTACAGCCATTTTGTAATAATTTGAAAACTCCAATAGGCGGGCAGTGACATTAATATTCCAGTCCTTTGAAATCCTACATCAATTATAGATAGGTGTGGATGTTGAGTTATATGAGAATAAGAATTATCTTAAAAATGCCATAATTTTGAAGTGCGGTTCTTTCCTATCACTGACTTGGATGCATATGTctatttttattcagaaaaaacaaaaataaaaaacaacgGCATTAGGCTTAGGATAATGAGCTCCGGTGTGACCCAAATGATTAAGGTCCTCTTCTACATAGGGCATGTCCATTTGGGATGATTTTTCGAGATCTCACATCAGTTGTGAATGAGTGTGTGTATGTTTGATCATATGAAAACAAAGATCTCCTAAAAATTGTCATGATTTTAAGGTGTAATCTATTCTCATCATTGACCTGAGTGCATGTGTTCATTTCTATTTGGCAAAATAAAAATACATTAATGTCCTCGACTCAAATATCAATTTTTATCCCAAAACCTCAATGTtacctgtcacgacccaacctatgggccggaccggcactaggacctgggccagcctaaagcccccgaggcccgtagtaagccttaactattcattaacccaactctaaggcccatttgggcccaatatcaagaaaacaaacggacagagtccggccataaaatggactttccaacggggagttttcgactcacccgacctgtaaacacaataaacaatccattggggagctcagctcaccctccacatactcatcaacataataataaatgggagctcagctctctcatccaatccatcaaacagacttaaaatattaagtttacaggtccaacatgaatataatattacagaacaaatttaataaattacttctaacacatgcggaaattctaggagtaattaaaattacacaatattgataaacaacctgcgaggtaaaaaggcaggttaacccagaacaaaatatcctcctgtggcctgtaaaaatttttgaacaggagtgagcgttcgactcagagagtaaaatatcaatcttaactataatctctataactatctgaaactaatgcaactttgtagagtgaaatgctAGATACacttcattttcacatcataatatcATAATGGTATTTtgtagcactcacacaccctgtagtatcaatcataacatatggggtgatccctatcgactctcttaaatccaacgtgtcgtgaattactcaagctcggacttccacttaataaccaaatcgagggtcccaattactcaagccgtgactacccctcgaaggatcgggtcccaaattactcaagccgtgatcgcctggccctatccatagtccacaccacatcacacgcccgcacactgctccaaattaccacaacaacgttcatggcacattaacagttatgaatgcaacataattcgtgcctagagtttaactaaataaatatatgcatataagtgatgcatgggcatgctgaacatataataatatcaaaattacaattaaaattaatattttacttacagacttgacgacaaattactgtggcggctgggcggaggaagaaaggctgctcacgacaatcatattacatttatttaatacaatcgactcaatacaaataaagaaaagaccaattacgtctaagtcgtagaaaatccagtctcccctatacctaggacctacccaactgcaaaagggctaaaaacgcacttctatactcacaatccatacatcaacagttcaatcatatcacacagccctctcaggcccatcaaatcaatcatccatcacaatacgcaaaattttaatttagtccttattattgatcatttttgcaaaaacgcccaaacaagctctaaaaattataaaactttgcccgcgtccttagcaatattactaagctattgcaaaagaatggtaattttctaagctatcacgaatattttatggatttttaatcctatttaagcactagaaaattacgtaaaaactaggttcgggtttacctttgcgattccgacttgaggacgctcggggcgtcgacaatggggctagccaaaacctcggcccaattcggaaaCTTTTCCGGTCCGTTCGGCGAAATTTgcgcgaatttccgcgaatcgaggatacctacacgaagcccataacacggggttagcacataaatttttcgaattttctaagctcatttaatgctcgaaattacactgcggttccgtgggacccaccgaaaaacggtgtcggaaaaattcgaaatttatgtcgttgcgaagctctcgacgaatggagcgtgccggtggcctcggtttcctcgtgggattcacggttttcgagaaatctagcccaaaagtcgaaatgggctaaaatcttcccgagcaaaaatcggacaaaccgctcgatggatttcggcgttcttggtgtctatggaaagctctcgccgagtagatgattttagacacaagacccggtccaatcggtggccgaatcggccggatttggccggagaaATCTGGGCGGCAGCgagggaggaggagagagaaaagaaagagaaaagagagggacgacgcgcgcgggagaagaaaaaggaaagggagccggttcgattcgaccggtccgatccgatcgggttcgattcggtcggttcgattcgaaatacaaaattttgaatttttactctgcctcgggaccgaaaacgaggtccaaaaattccgaaaaaattccgtaaaactcagaaaaatacgtagactccaaatatatttttagttttgccacgtggtctttaaattaatttttaaaaatcatcaaagtttatattttcggaaaatcgaacctgatttttaaaatccgaaaaatctcaaaaaaattcctaaaatttaaataaaattaaaatatcaaaaatactcataaataataaaatttggggtgttacattcttccccccttacagaaaattcgtcctcgaattttttacacaaggcagaa
It encodes:
- the LOC110668764 gene encoding uncharacterized protein LOC110668764, producing MATTLPWRHPPPPLRLHRRPIPFHNAVTVRAFQRSDFDRFARDAWRTANDGFEQLIFETKKTAERIDRRYSVSRRLNSVAQSAADRFREIDRELEIRVRWRTFSMDFVRNWPRYRRQLNNFLDTPLGRSFATIFFLWFALSGWLFRSLIFATWVLPFAAPLLIGTVANNLVIKGACPACKRQFVGYKNQVIRCASCGNIVWQPEGDFFSRGGRGRGTSPSKSDGDIIDVEFEEK